CCTAAAATTGTTTTATTCAAAAGTTAAATCATCAAGTAAATTTAGATTTTGTAATCATTTTAATACATTAATTATCCCGAGAAATTTATTtagaaaagagtaaaatgccattttcgttcctgaggtttggctacttttgcgactttcatccaaaggtctGTTCttttgcatctggatccaaaaggtttgaaatctagTCATTTTCATCTGACTTGTTAACTCCATCGATTTTTAATGTTAAGTAAGGGGTATTTTTGCCTTTTTAGACATTATTGTGATGATTAAAGGGTTTGGGTAGGGAGAAAGTCAACAGAGGTGGATCTTTATTTCTTAtagtgttttttattttaataaaaaaatgtctaaaaagacggaaatgcccctcatttaacagagaaaaatggatggagttaacgagttagATGAAACCGGTaacatttcaaaccttttggatccagatgcggaaaaacaaacctttggacgaaagtcgcaaaagtggccaaacctcagggatgaaaacGACATTTTGGTAAACTTTTGCTGGGTCAGCCCGAAATAAAATTTGACCATTTACCTGTTTAGAAGTGCTAACAGGTCAAAcaaattaaactaaactaaaaggGAAACGGGTTAACCTTAGAAGTATCCCGTAACATAATCAAATGTTTATCCCTTCCTAAATCGTTTTACTAATAGCAACTGGAGCACTAATGTAATAATTCATTTTATTATCATATCTAATACATTGATTACTAATacaaaacaagttaaaaaaataGAAACTACAACTCAGCAGGTCAACACAACCTGTTTAGACCTGTCTAAAAACTTTACTTGTTATGACCCATAGCCCGATCCGCACAATCAATTATGAGAATACAGGTAATGTACCTGAATTGCAGGGTTGGAAGTTAAAAGTAAAGATATGCCAAGCCCGTCAAATGCTTCACTCCAACTGCCTTCTGTAAGCATTGCCCAAAGCCCTTTTGATCTCCCAAACGCACTTGTTTGCATTCGCGATGATGCTGTATCCAGAGGCTATATGGTAATATCAGATACATAATCACTGGTTAGAGACTTCCAAACACTCCTAGATCCAGAtaacataaatatatataaaagaaactAATTATAGAATTAGGTTGTGTATGCATATCACATAATCCAACCTGGTTATCTGATCCCGGTTATATAATGTTACATAATCACTTTGAAACCGCACATCCCCTTGCAagtataatttgaaaaacaaaaacaaaaaaaaaaaaaactaaagaaaaaAGGCGATAATTTCTAACCTGAGTTATGATGGCAGTACACGCCCCGGCAGAAGCAGCAAGAAGCAAATTTGCTTTTGTTCCAATTGATTTTGTACCATATTTTACCTGGTACACCCTTTTAAAATAACTATATCCGTAAAAGTACACAAACTGTGCGATAAATGATTGCAAATTCTTTGTTCCAAGACCCTGATATAATGATACAAATTGACCTGTAGAAACGGCCTCCCACAACACATCCGATAGATTCCTGCATcgttcacaaaaaaaaaaaaccccctTTATCTAAACAAATTCCCAATATTAATAAAGTACCAACATATAGCTTAATATGACTGATGGTATAATATTTGCAGAGGGTAATTAACTGACCTCTACAACAACTGGACATAAACAGTACTTTCGTTAATGATTACTTGGATTGAAAGTTACAATGGCTGGCACAAATATAAACCATCAAAATAAATTTCATAAACAAAAAAATACACGACGCCctgcttgcggtatgcgcatataatgtatatatgtgtgggcccaGGGGCGGATCTAGGCCACTTTTGTaggttcccaggaacccatttGGTTTAGAAAAATTGGGAAAAATTATTGAGAACctcgtatgatttggaaaaaatagtgagaatctaCCAAAATGAACCCAGTGAAAAAAGATTTTAGATCCGCCACTGTATGAGGCCcttggggggcaaaagtgaaagtgcactaatttaatttaacgttattttactaatttcgtgaaaataacgttaaaaagcgagggacggttaatcatgcatcatgtggtcgcgttgatagctgaaagacaaggGGTACATGCGCTAATCGGCTTTTGtcccaattgctgagtgttatgtgccttatgttcaaggcttgatgcaaaactactaccgagccgggggtctcactggaagcagcctctctattcctacggggtagaggtaaggctgtctacatcttaccctcctcctAAGACCCTaacttagctttgctattggtgggatatactgagtatgatgatgatgaaacaaATAAATACACGATACCAGTACATTATCGCGTAAGGACTGAAAACTATATCGGTACATTATCGCGTAAGGAGATGTGTTGACTTTTGATGTTTGTCAAACTCTAAACTGATTATGATTTCCTGATTATTTAGAGTCAAAGCAATCAGATTTAGGGACAACAGTAACTGCAAGAAAACTAACTATTGAGGTACCAAACAACAAAACAGATTATTATTTAGTTATAATCATAACTACAGGTATTGAAAATAATAAACACTTTCAAACCTGAAACTGATTTAAACATTTACAGATGAAAATTATTACAATTTCAATCCAAAGCATCTGAGAATCAAATAATCAAACAAAATTCTAACAGATCACAAAAACCCACATGAACAATCAATCAAAAGATTCAAATCACTTAAACATAggaattaaaataaattaataaaaaaaaacctgtATTTCTGGCGACCATGAGAACGAACTTCAGCCTGATACTTGGCTTTACAAGTGTCAAGAGGGTACAGGATTGTTGTGCTCAAAACAGCTCCAATTGCTCCTGATGTTGCCTCTGAAATTGATTCCAGATCGATCGAAGACATGTTTGATCACAGAATTGCATGCAAATAACTTAAAAAACAAGAAGAAGAGGAGTCAAATCAGAAGATTGGGGAAGTCAAAGAGAGGTGATTCGATCGTGTTTTGCATTGCTAATTAATACGACTAGTATATTCAGACGATACGCAAGCAAAAAAGTTTAGAACAAGGGTGGGTGGGTGGGTCGATAGGGACGAGATCAGCAACCAAGATTCAAGATAGTATTTTTATTGGGAATACCAACTGGGTCAAACATAGGCTGCCTTCTTAGAAATTATAATTAAAGTTGTTGATATTTTTAAATGCTAATTAATAAATTTAGAAATAAGTTATAATAATtaaagttgttgatgtttttaactgataataaattacactttttgtcTGCTTTGAATTTGGGTCTTCTATGCTTTGCCTTCTTTTAATCTATGATTTAGAGCATTCttatccaatccatcaaattatacatacattccactaaaaaacaactcctatatcaatatatttccactaaaaacaaatattttttctctctccttttcaattaaataatattatcatcacatttttctctttccttcactcacaaccactttcaatatatattaaaaaaattatactagGTGAACAGtatccccccaaatatacagatgaacagtaacattttctctctcctccactcacaaccactttttataccctttacaaTATAAAAACTCACCCTCACAAgttttgatggattggatgagaatgctcttagCGTCTTGTGGTATGGTGATTGTCCTTATAAAAACGAAGTTACTTTAAACTCTTGCAGGTGAAAGCTATTATTAACTTTCTGAAAACCCATACTTGTTAGAAGTATAGTTAAGTATTTGATATTTCTAGTTGATTTTAATAGATATTTAAAATCGGAGTTCGGTTAAAAAACATATTGAAACGTGTTTTGAATTGACCCTGAACATAATAATATTATACATCATCATAATAAAACGTAAATTAGATTTATGAGGATGCGTTATTTTCTGAACTAATGTTATGTTGAGAATTGTAAAACCACAGTAAACATTTATGCGTGGTGTATTGATGATTTAATTAGATAGAGGGGTAGACACTTACAGAATCACCTTATGTATTACACTTAAAACAAAACGTATAAATGGTTTATATAATTTTCATGATTATTAACGTAATATTGGTTCTCAAATGAACACCCTCTAAATTTTTAATATGAATTAGGAAGGAGTCATTGCATGATACCATATTGTTACAAGAAGGATAAATCTAAATCGTTTAATATTTTATATCAATAGTTTATTTTCTAAAATTGCTACTCGCTACATGCATGTACAATCATCAAACGAATTTGTTTATATCTCCtttttaagtttgtaatgtttagGTACATATGTTATATAACATCGATTATGACTAATAAAGACCTATATAATATCCTAGATAAATCCTACATCGACTATGACTAGTAAAGATCCTTAATTCATAAGAAATTTTCTTCATCTTAAAGCGTCAACGTGTTTTGCGCTTAACGGTAGTGGATGAGAGGAGAACTTCACAATTAAGTGTGCTCTGGTGAGAGTAGTATCAAGATGCGTGACCTCCTGAGAAACCCCATCTGGTTGGTGGTACAAAATGTTGGATGTTACATGTTAGTTAATGTAACATGTGTATGTTACATACATAAAAGAATGATTAAACTACTTTGTTTATTATATCATTATacttatatcattttcttttattttttatcctaaaaattataaaataaaaaactaatttcATTGTTGATGTTCAATAAGTAGTGGAATTTCTTCACGAGTTGCGGCGAGAATTCGGTTGGTACCGGTTTACCTCATTACAATATCAATATGGCCCGATACTCGATTAAATATCATAAAAACGAATATCAGTAACAATTATTATAATACCGATACCTGTACTGATGTTGTGTGGTCGAAATCGAGCATGTATCGATATTGTTGGGACCATACAGTTTGGTTCGTCACGGTACAGGTACTCACTATAGCTTACagtacaaaaaaaaaagatactCTCGCGAATACAACCCAGTTTTCAATGATGTTAATGACCGAAATTGTACAAATGAATACTGGTACCTCTACCAAAATTGTTTGGATGGGTTCCTCGCAATAAAGAACAAAAAATCAGTTATATTTGATCCTTTTTTTATTGAAACGGAGATAAAAAAATGTCGAAACGGTATATAGAAAAGTAATGCGAGGTAGCTTTGATCACATGTACATTTGTATTTTGATTACCTGCAAATTACTACTCATAACTCcggttcaattttttttatatcaaGACAAGATACAAATAGACACATACTAATATCagcctctaaattttataaaaaattgtatattcaaagttataaaaaaaacaaaatatagtataacaataaaataataataaaaagttgaAAAAGTAAAAAGATGAACAAAATTTACTATGTAACTCTAAATTTTATATTGTATATTCAAAgttataataaaaacaaaatatagtataacaacaaaataataataaaaagttgaAAAGTAAAAAGATTAACAAAAATTACTATGTAACATTGGCAAATTATATATTTTGAATATATAGTGTGTAATCGTATATAAAAAGGAGGATCAAATGTTTGGTAAATGTGGGGACACTTTTGTGAATGGCTCAAATATACCGCTAACTAGTGGGATTACCCATGTTTTGCAGCGGGTTTTGACTGGTATCAGTTCAGCTCGATATGGTATCAACACTTAGAAGTCAGAATAGCAACTGAAAGAGATACGCACGAGAAGAatcgacacgtgttttacatcgataGAAAACTATAAAAACGAATACCAGTATCAGTACCAATGTTTTTCAGCTGGTAACGGTTCGATTCATCACGATAAAGTTATCATACCGGCACTCGTTATAGCTATGGTATATAAATAATCTATTGCGAATACAACTCtatttttcaacaaactttataCCACCACCACGtcaagaaaattataaaaataaacacgGTATCAGTACCGATGTAGTTCAGATGGTATCGGCCCAATTTCTCATGATAAAGAAACAAAATCGGCTATATTTAACTCGTTCAAATATATAAAGTTATAAACGAAAAACAAATATACTTAAAAGTAATTATAAtacaatataataataataatattaataataatacaataaagaaaatttaaaagcaaaaaaaaaaaagaaaataataaaaactattaGTAAAtgtaaaagtgaaaaaaaaaaacaataacaataaaatagtaatttactGTACGTTAAGCTTGTTTGATAGATAAATAATAAAACTCAAACAATTAGTGTACATCCCTTCAAAATGTTAGGGTATATAATTATTACAATTTGATCCTTGTATTAAGTTTACATAATTTGACTTAGGGATGAGCATGGTACCTGTTAGGTACTGAACCGGTACAAAAAATCTTCAAAAGTGGacaccggtaccgaatatacccggtacggtacGGTTTGGTACCGGTATTTTAGTGTAAAAACTGGTAAATAACGGTACTGAATCGGTACGTACcggaccggtaccgaaaatgtcaaaagtcgatACCGAATCGATATCGAAAATGTACCCGGTTTGGTAAATTCGATACCGGTACTATTTGCTCACCCATAATTTAACTAGGTTGGGCTGAGCTATGAAAGGTTGGTATCTGTTTTCTCAAGCTAGAATTTGGTCCATGGCCTTACTCAAGAGGAGGCCAGTTCAAAACTAAAATCTATCCAATGATCCATAAGTGATTACAATACATAGTAATAACATATAATAAGATACAAATTTTATTGAAACATTGTATATTTAGAGttataagaaaaataaaatacGCTAAAAATCATGTAgaacaataaaataataataaaaagttaaaaagtaaacATATGAACAAAATTTACTATGTACCACTTGGCAAATTGTAGATTTAGAATATAGAGGATCAAATGTTTGGTAAATGTGGGGACACTTTTGTGAATGGGTCAAACATATTGCTAATTTTACAATTTTTGACCCTTGCATTATTAAGTTTTTGAGTAGGTTGGGTTGAGCTATGAAAGGTTGGTATCTGTTTTCTCAAGCTAGAAATTGGTCCATGGCCCTACTCAAGAGGAGGCCAATTCAAAACTAGAACCCCACCCAATTATCCATAAGTGAGTTACTCGCATTTGTATCGATTTTTGTCCTTGAGTACCATTTACTCTTTTAGGACTACGGTATTCCCATATACAGTTTCAGTGACCCACAAGGTTTAAAATCAACATCGTCGTCTCCGAACTACATACATTTTCTCCTCTCGAGAAGACGGTTATGATTTGTTCAACTCTTAACTaataagagggtgtttggggttgagttttgaaaatagattatgcgttttgaataatcagaatcagataattaattGTAATAAAACGTGCTgtagaaagatagtgtttggatttgattatgttgtttgatatcacaataatcagataatcaacagtgtttggatttgattatgttgtttgacatcacaagaatcagataatcaactatttgagtgtttgccaagtatatatatattttaaaaaataaataagtgaaaacgcaaaaaatcagtttttggattatcacgttttcctgcagtaaggggtgacctacttttggattatcacgttttgatatctacaaaacataaaaaatcagttttattaattttttaccaaacactaaaaatagattttttgcgatttcaaaacacaataatcaaaaaatcaggttgaaaaagcaatcccaaacacaCCCTAAACATGTACAGAAAAAAAAGAGTGGCTAGGGTTTTATTATAATGAAAAGTGAATAGATGAAACAAAGAAGAATAAAACTTTAAATAGATAAACTATCTAGGCTTATTAGCTGAATGGGCCAAACAACAAACCCAATATAAAACGAGCCCCATAACTTTATTATGCTAAGATCCCCCATCAAACTCACAATGCAACAATAAATACCATTGAGAGTTtgtcacacaagaaacgaaaccGAGACGCCGATTGGGCCTTTGGGAAAATATCAGCAATCTGCAAGGTTGATGGAACACATATGGAAGTGAGATAGTCCCGAGCTGAAGATGATGACGTGTGAAGTGGCAATCAATCTTAATATGTTTTGTTCGCTCATGAAAAACAGAGTTCTTAGCAATCTGCATAGCACTTTGGTTAACACGATATAAGAGAGTAGGCTGAGAGATGGTAACCCCCATATCTGCAAGAAGCCATCATAACCAAACAATCTCACATGTACTCACAATCATAGCACGATACTCACCCTTAGTAGAAGATCTTGATATAACATCTTTTTCTTACTGTTCATGAgattatgaaatctccaaggtGAACACAAAAACCAGTGGTGGATTTGCGAACGATCACTATCCCATCCAGCATCACCATATGCACGTAATTGCAGAGAAGATGTTAAGGGAAACAGAAGACTTTAAAACTGAGTGCCATGAAGATATCTCAGGATAGGAAGAACAACTCCCCAATGAACAAACATATGCGCAGTAACAAACTGGCTAACCACATGAACAGCATGAGCAATATCCAGGCGAGTAACTGTAAGATAAACCAAGCTGCCTACAATAGTATGATACAGACTTGGATCAGATAAGGGAACACCATCACTGGGAGAATATCGCACATTGGTTTCAAGAGGAGTGTCAACAGTTTTGTTATCAGAAACTATTTCCCATTGAAACAAATCAAATATATATTTTGTCTAAGAAAGGAGGTATCCTTTCTAAGACTAAGCCACCTCAATACCCAAAAAATATCTCAGCAAACCCAAATCCTTCATAGCAAAACGGTTAGCCAAATCAAGCTTCAAGGGCTCAATACCATGATAATCATCACCTATAACAATCATATCGTCCACATATAAAGACAGAATAATGTGTCATGCACTCGTACATCGAACAAACAATGCTGAATCATGATTACTAGGAACAAAACCATGGGAAGTAATTACTCTAGATAACTTCTCAAACCAAGCACGAGGGGCTTGTTTAAGACCATATAGAGCTTTACGAAGTCGACAGACTTGACCAGGCTGATGAGCAATTCCTGGGGGAGGAGTCATGTAAACCTCCTCCTAGAGATCAGCATTCAGAAAAGCATTCTTGACATCCATTTGACAAATCTTCCACTGATGAACAGATAGTACACCTACGAGAGTACGAACTGTAGTCATTTTTGCCACTCGGGCAAATATCTTCTCATAATCCATACCATACTTTTGTAAATATTCGTTTACTACAAGTTTGGCCTTATATGACATAACATGCCCATCTGACTTCGTTTTAATCTTATATACCCAACGACAACCAATTGCGTGTTTACCAGGTGGTAGTGGAACCAAAACCCATGTTTGTGTCTAATGAAGAGTGGTGAGCTCTTCAACCATAGCATTCTGCCAAAAAGGATTAGAGACAACATCTCTACACGATTCGGGTTCAGATATCTATATTTGCAATAAAGGAAGCAAACGAAGCTGAGTAAGCAGAGTAGGCAAAATCTGGTAGCTTGGTCATGCATATGGTTTGAGAACCGCACGTCTATGGTCGGTTGGTGTGATGATCCAACATAGGTGTACCTTGTTTTAACAATGTATAGTAACATAAACAAATTGAAGTTGTATGAGGGAATAATGTAAACACGGATATTTAAGTTTCACTTATGgtgggtgttttggtcaaaaatcacacaaggataatgttaggggaggattttctaacaattagtgatccttacatgttatcctaatagtgatccttacttctgtgacagatagtgatcctcagaagaccttcaggatcaggatcatggatcaccctaaggatcctcatactaacgattgttcgttcatgttttgtattgttttgcaggagtaataggcttgacttggtcttggcaacgttactatggaatattccacgggtatttcgcacacgtttgaatggaaatggacgttgtggagaacgtgggagcatggcacaaaaatcggatagtttgttagcttagttagcttttatttttaaaggggtgacgagctatttttagaacattTAGCCACTTTCAGCTACACACATTCTCGTACAATAGCattcttgaagctttcagcaaacacttaacagttttcacacacttttacacagttaaccatagtgatccttgtacctagctcgtcactatccgaagttgtaaacatttattgatttatttgagcttggtgattggtagtttccatcacccgaggttttttatgccggagatcattcattgatcaagggctttttcctcgtacaaatccttgtgttgtttgtacaatttacatcgaagtgatccttattattgttcttcatttcaagcatcattccccataactaagagtttggttgcattatcctcattagatttttgaccaaaacagtttggcgcccaccgtggggcaattggtgcttcattcctaagaagtttttctgttggttcattgcatacaagtacatggcttcatcattgaagaatacctctactgcaatgtctgcggtcaattcgtctcagggcattccacctttgcctccaccgcctgctggatctcagaaaaatgctgagaagaaaccaactcccattttctccaaacctccaactttttctgcttcttacactcctactactagtgacatgtttactatgattttgcagatgaaggattaTATAggcaacaggataagaccaatgaaagtattctcaaagaaatcggagatctcaagaaacaaaagaaagcgacagaggatcattccccactggtgcccagatctttgaattttgatactccggtgatcacttctcagccatcggtggctccagatgttcaatatgtgggtggaccaaaaggagtgcactatggATCAACAAtggtgactcaggcatcaggctcatatttccagccagcaggatcctaccctcagcatatgggatccttcatgaattcgggaggatactcaggagcgcagcagattcaaggatcctcctttgttccaggatcatcccaggttcaaggatcctcctttgttccaggatcatctcaggttcaaggatcctcctttgttccaggatcatcccaggttcaaggatcctccttcgttccaggatcatcccaggttcaaggatcctcctttgttccaggatcgtcccagtttcagggatccttccagatgccaggatccttgaggagtttgcaaacagatgtccatcaaggagattttattccgatgcagaccattgcttctactggcccTTCGGTCATTCCAGAGCctcaacaatatgggttcacattTGGTGTTCCTAATTCGAACCCGATGgcaggtaacacttttaataattctcttaccactaaccatggattcatgcaggatacaggtatcaatcacgccatggccagggaattgcaaaagttgaaggatatgatatcaagtgttccgggagtggtcaaacctatcccggaaatgGCAGATGGgatccataagatatctcgttttacgccaccaatctgtgatgctgagatacccaagaggttccacgtaccaaccatgaagctatatgatggttcaacggatcctgaagaacatgtagcacaataccgggagaggatggagatcaatccaatcccggaaaggttaaaggaagcatgtttgtgcaaaggatttggatccactcttactggatctgctctcaaatggctgctaagtcttcccccttactctattacctcatttgctaatctagttaacttattcaataatcagttttcttgtagtagaaaatttgaacgattaactagtgatctatataggataacccagggtcataatgaatcattaagggattacattaccaaatttagtaaagaatccttagacattcccaacttggatatagccacggctgttgaagcctttaaaatgggattacttagggattcattgttctatgatgatcttgttatgactccatgcaggaacttagatgaggtaagaacccgggcactcaggtttatccggctagaggatgacaagaggatccaggagagattagcaggatcctcaaagcaagagaagcaaggatcctcgttcaagaacaacagattcaaatcctataacaaatccgataaccagaacgtgcatgctgttgatcaggaagaggatgatgaagattatcctccaatttctgaatattgtttttctgttgataacaatgaactaatccttgcgatgcagaatttaggtgataaagccagatggcctagaaaaaatgacagaccagctgcaaccaaagataaatcaaaatggtgtgcataccatgaagattttgggcatctcacagaagaatgcattgcattgagaaagggAATTGGAtatttgttgagcaaggggcatctaaaagagttattggggagaaagaagtcaaggactcaggatcctgaaaggatcccagagaaagctccagcccctccagcggatgcacaagttataaactttatttctggaggatcagacatctgtggtacatccttctcagcagctaaaaggcatgcaaaggaaactaaaatggataatggagaaagacctgttcgaacatcaagtgtctctgaaggaaaagtcataacctttgatgaggatgatcgtgttgatatccaggatcctcatcatgatggtttagttattactc
Above is a window of Helianthus annuus cultivar XRQ/B chromosome 14, HanXRQr2.0-SUNRISE, whole genome shotgun sequence DNA encoding:
- the LOC110909364 gene encoding peroxisomal adenine nucleotide carrier 1, with protein sequence MSSIDLESISEATSGAIGAVLSTTILYPLDTCKAKYQAEVRSHGRQKYRNLSDVLWEAVSTGQFVSLYQGLGTKNLQSFIAQFVYFYGYSYFKRVYQVKYGTKSIGTKANLLLAASAGACTAIITQPLDTASSRMQTSAFGRSKGLWAMLTEGSWSEAFDGLGISLLLTSNPAIQYTVFDQLKQKLLDGKLRKAGNGTSPESLSAFSAFLLGAISKSIATVLTYPAIRCKVMIQAADSSDDDTKENKKKPRKTLMGVLDAIWKREGIFGFFKGLQAQILKTVLSSALLLMIKEKIAATTWVLILAIRSYLVVSQGRLKGSVKRLE